A window from Rhizobium sp. N324 encodes these proteins:
- a CDS encoding ABC transporter permease, which produces MATIWDAGEAKLSPRPGSRIEHSGSRLAKMASPISSAGPRARRRLGPGPAIPLGLQIGPALLVLAWVVGSALGWIDPRTLSAPWTVVEAFARLIEQGRLQDNFVTSATRALLGLGIGLLIGTILAVIAGLSRIGEALIDGPVQIKRAIPTLALIPLLILWFGIGESMKVTTIVLAVIVPIYIHTHNALRSIDSRYVELAETLRMSRKDFILQVVLPGALPGFLLGLRFAVTLCWVSLVVVEQINATSGLGYMIDLARNYGQTDVILVGLVVYVLLGLVSDGLVRLIERRALSWRRTLAN; this is translated from the coding sequence ATGGCAACCATTTGGGATGCGGGCGAGGCGAAACTATCGCCGCGACCCGGCAGCAGAATTGAGCATTCAGGTTCACGTCTGGCTAAAATGGCCAGCCCGATCAGCTCTGCCGGCCCTCGTGCCCGGCGCAGACTGGGTCCGGGACCGGCGATACCGCTCGGGCTGCAGATCGGGCCGGCATTGCTGGTCTTGGCCTGGGTCGTCGGCTCGGCGCTTGGCTGGATCGACCCACGCACCCTGTCGGCGCCCTGGACGGTGGTCGAGGCTTTCGCACGGCTGATAGAGCAGGGTCGGCTGCAGGACAATTTCGTGACGTCGGCGACGCGCGCTTTGCTCGGCCTTGGCATCGGCTTGCTGATCGGCACGATCCTGGCCGTCATCGCCGGTCTTTCCCGGATCGGCGAGGCACTGATCGACGGGCCGGTCCAGATCAAGCGGGCGATCCCGACGCTGGCGCTGATCCCCTTGCTCATCCTGTGGTTCGGCATCGGCGAGAGCATGAAGGTTACGACCATCGTGCTCGCCGTCATCGTGCCGATCTACATCCATACGCACAATGCATTGCGCAGCATCGACAGCCGCTATGTCGAACTGGCCGAGACGCTGCGCATGAGCCGGAAGGACTTCATCCTTCAGGTCGTGCTGCCGGGCGCTTTGCCCGGTTTCCTGCTGGGGCTGCGCTTTGCCGTCACCCTCTGCTGGGTTTCCCTCGTCGTCGTCGAGCAGATCAATGCCACCAGCGGGCTCGGCTACATGATCGATCTTGCCCGCAATTACGGGCAGACCGACGTCATTCTCGTCGGCCTCGTGGTCTATGTGCTGCTGGGTCTGGTCTCGGACGGTCTCGTCCGCCTCATCGAACGGAGGGCTCTCTCATGGCGCCGCACCCTGGCAAACTGA
- a CDS encoding ABC transporter ATP-binding protein: protein MAPHPGKLKPAATAVHVRNLFRRFAAKTILDGVDLDIAEGEFVALLGRSGSGKSTFLRALAGLDHGVEGSGTLETPERLSVVFQDARLLPWRSVIQNVTLGLPGASGQEGGRKALAEVGLAGREVAWPNQLSGGEQQRVALARSLVREPALLLADEPFGALDALTRLKMHDLLRELCARHRPAVLLVTHDVDEAIALADRILVLHEGRLIEDLRIDLPAPRDHGDPRFAEFRSHLLGRLGVSVPGRKAA, encoded by the coding sequence ATGGCGCCGCACCCTGGCAAACTGAAGCCGGCGGCCACGGCCGTCCATGTGCGAAACCTCTTCCGCCGGTTTGCGGCAAAGACGATTCTCGATGGCGTCGATCTCGATATCGCGGAGGGCGAGTTCGTTGCCTTGCTCGGCCGCAGCGGCTCCGGCAAAAGCACGTTCCTGCGCGCCCTTGCCGGGCTCGATCACGGTGTCGAGGGAAGCGGAACCCTTGAGACGCCGGAAAGGCTCTCCGTGGTTTTCCAGGATGCCCGCTTGCTGCCGTGGCGCAGCGTCATCCAGAACGTCACGCTCGGCCTGCCGGGCGCCTCCGGCCAGGAAGGCGGCAGGAAGGCTTTGGCGGAAGTGGGACTTGCGGGGCGGGAAGTGGCATGGCCGAACCAGCTATCCGGCGGTGAGCAGCAGCGGGTCGCGCTTGCCCGTTCCCTGGTGCGCGAGCCGGCCTTGCTTCTCGCCGACGAGCCCTTCGGCGCGCTCGACGCGCTGACCCGGCTGAAGATGCACGATCTGCTGCGGGAATTATGCGCAAGGCACCGTCCCGCCGTGCTGCTCGTCACCCATGACGTCGACGAGGCGATCGCGCTGGCCGACCGGATTCTGGTTCTCCACGAAGGCCGGCTCATCGAGGATCTCAGGATCGATCTGCCGGCGCCGCGCGATCACGGCGATCCGCGTTTTGCAGAGTTCCGAAGCCATCTTCTCGGCCGGCTCGGGGTCAGCGTCCCCGGCCGCAAAGCAGCCTGA
- a CDS encoding LLM class flavin-dependent oxidoreductase yields the protein MSTSKRQMRLGAFIMATGHHIAAWRHPDAQADAGLNIDHYRDLAQTAERGKFDLVFIADSPAGWERAADPEAFRRIAQGAHFEPLTLWAALSQATSHIGFVATASTTYEDPYLLARRFASLDYISRGRAAWNVVTTGADVSKNFSIAGHPAHADRYERAEEFVDLVKGLWDSYEDDAFIRDKQSGVYLDPGKVHLVNHKGKFFSVAGPLNVGRPVQGYPVIVQAGASEPGRELAARTAEMIFTANQTLDDAQEFYSDVKGRLARYGRRPDDLLISPGIFPVLGGTEAEAQANYDYIQSLVHPSIAWNILARHYKGVDLSGYSLDDPAPPLPGDTELNKSRLKLVSDLVSRNHLTLRQFYLAVATARGHRTVVGTPEQIADAMQSWFENGAADAFNIMPPVLPTALTDFVDQVVPILRKRGLFRHEYEGTTLRENLGLQRPPNGFALQAQAAQAAV from the coding sequence ATGAGCACATCGAAACGGCAAATGCGACTCGGCGCCTTTATCATGGCGACCGGCCATCATATCGCTGCCTGGCGCCATCCGGATGCGCAGGCCGATGCCGGCCTCAATATCGATCATTACCGGGACCTGGCGCAGACCGCCGAACGCGGGAAATTCGATCTCGTCTTCATCGCCGACAGCCCCGCGGGATGGGAGCGGGCCGCGGATCCGGAAGCGTTTCGCCGCATTGCCCAGGGCGCTCATTTCGAGCCGCTGACCCTTTGGGCCGCCCTCTCCCAGGCGACCAGTCATATCGGCTTCGTCGCCACGGCATCGACGACCTACGAGGACCCCTATCTTCTCGCCCGCAGATTCGCGTCGCTGGATTATATCTCCAGGGGCCGCGCCGCATGGAACGTCGTCACGACGGGCGCCGACGTTTCGAAGAACTTTTCGATCGCAGGCCATCCCGCCCATGCCGATCGTTATGAGCGGGCCGAGGAATTCGTCGACCTGGTGAAGGGATTGTGGGATTCCTACGAGGACGATGCCTTTATCCGCGACAAGCAAAGCGGGGTCTATCTCGATCCCGGCAAGGTGCATCTCGTCAATCACAAGGGCAAGTTCTTCTCGGTGGCGGGTCCGCTCAATGTCGGCCGCCCCGTTCAGGGCTATCCCGTCATCGTGCAGGCCGGCGCATCGGAACCGGGACGCGAACTTGCCGCCCGCACCGCCGAGATGATCTTTACCGCCAATCAGACGCTCGACGATGCCCAGGAGTTCTATTCCGATGTCAAGGGGCGGCTTGCCCGCTACGGGCGGCGGCCGGACGACCTTTTGATCAGCCCCGGCATATTTCCCGTTCTCGGCGGGACGGAGGCCGAAGCCCAGGCGAATTACGACTATATCCAGTCCCTTGTTCACCCTTCCATCGCCTGGAACATCCTTGCCCGCCACTATAAGGGCGTCGATCTTTCCGGCTATTCGCTTGATGATCCCGCCCCTCCCCTGCCGGGAGATACCGAACTCAACAAAAGCCGCCTCAAGCTGGTTTCCGACCTGGTCTCGCGCAATCATCTGACGCTGCGCCAATTCTATCTGGCGGTCGCCACCGCGCGCGGCCATCGTACCGTCGTCGGAACGCCCGAGCAGATCGCCGATGCGATGCAGAGCTGGTTCGAGAACGGCGCCGCCGACGCCTTCAACATCATGCCGCCGGTCCTGCCCACGGCGCTCACCGACTTCGTCGATCAGGTCGTGCCGATCCTGCGCAAGCGCGGCCTGTTCCGGCATGAATATGAAGGCACGACGCTGCGGGAGAATCTCGGCCTCCAGCGCCCGCCGAACGGTTTTGCGCTTCAGGCGCAGGCTGCACAGGCAGCCGTATGA
- a CDS encoding LLM class flavin-dependent oxidoreductase, translating into MSNHSEFLWYIPNDVRPGHRGDSAVDNHNSLDTLTSHARALEEHGWKGALIGTGWGRPDTFTVAASLAARTTTFEPLIAIRPGYWRPANFAAAAATLDHLTGGRVRINIVSGKDNLAAYGDSEGDQAHRYGRTKEFMRLVRRLWTEENVTAGGDHFRVAGSTVVPRIAARGDRRHPKFYFGGASEAAERVAATEADVQLFWGEPLEGVRERIGRLKGLSRDLDRDLPQLEFGLRITTLVRDTTDEAWADAEAKVAEMARSKGAGWHDHQRVLAVGQQRLLSLYERGDVLDDNLYTAPGRFGGGGAGTTWLVGSAADVARSLRKYQDLGITHFVLSDTPYLSEIKRQGDQLLPLLRG; encoded by the coding sequence ATGAGCAATCATTCCGAATTTCTCTGGTATATTCCGAACGACGTCAGACCCGGTCATCGCGGGGATTCCGCCGTCGACAACCACAACAGCCTGGATACGCTGACCAGCCATGCGCGGGCGCTGGAGGAGCATGGCTGGAAGGGCGCGCTGATCGGCACCGGCTGGGGCCGGCCCGACACATTCACCGTCGCGGCCTCGCTTGCTGCGCGCACCACCACCTTCGAGCCGCTGATTGCGATCCGGCCGGGTTATTGGCGGCCGGCGAATTTTGCTGCCGCGGCGGCGACGCTGGACCATCTGACGGGCGGCCGGGTGCGGATCAACATCGTCTCGGGCAAGGATAATCTCGCCGCCTATGGTGACAGCGAAGGCGACCAGGCGCATCGCTATGGCCGTACGAAAGAGTTTATGCGGCTGGTCCGCCGATTGTGGACGGAAGAAAACGTCACGGCGGGAGGCGATCATTTCCGGGTCGCCGGCTCCACCGTGGTGCCGCGCATCGCGGCCCGCGGCGACCGCCGTCATCCCAAATTCTATTTCGGCGGCGCCTCGGAAGCGGCCGAGCGGGTGGCGGCGACTGAGGCCGATGTCCAGCTTTTCTGGGGCGAACCGCTCGAGGGCGTCCGCGAGCGGATCGGCCGGCTCAAGGGACTGAGCCGGGACCTCGACCGCGATCTCCCACAGCTGGAATTCGGGCTGCGGATAACGACGCTGGTTCGCGATACAACGGATGAGGCCTGGGCCGACGCCGAGGCGAAGGTCGCCGAGATGGCCAGAAGCAAGGGCGCCGGCTGGCACGATCACCAGCGCGTGCTCGCCGTCGGCCAGCAGCGGCTGCTCTCTCTTTACGAGCGCGGCGACGTTCTCGACGACAATCTCTATACCGCGCCGGGCAGGTTCGGCGGCGGCGGTGCCGGCACCACCTGGCTGGTCGGTTCGGCGGCAGACGTCGCCCGCTCGCTGCGCAAATACCAGGATCTCGGGATCACGCATTTCGTGCTGTCCGACACGCCCTATCTCTCGGAGATCAAGCGGCAGGGCGATCAGCTTCTGCCGCTGCTGCGCGGCTGA
- a CDS encoding GGDEF domain-containing protein: protein MAASWQELLDSAVRLDWECRTGEALEMAETAYEAALEAGDVAGALRVSHRLALIHFNKETLAEGLKICLRAETWLRYCQDQAAVISLQSVHGGILVALGDLETGFGLLTDCQKRTKSCPDPLANWRARTAYAVALFDSNDFDRAAEAAAESLHYAETSGLDKGSVLIARSIASRMAARALGEHRLAGRDIDEALHARTQAQLQSILTEAQTENLSYEIAECHCYLGLLAWTRGDDAVAAARYIAAIAAARVAEDAVLLAETSYWYAYLLAGQGAFDEAQSLLAGIEALEQVLAVPRIKLRHFDMRFRIAEMAGDWRAAFDHHRIYHELVVEDYRRLASARAYTMKLSLDLETMRRKEDSARLERERLLEENLRLAAEQREAVRASRTDPLTGLGNRRELQLKCREWAQSGVTHAALMLCDIDHFKRINDVFSHSIGDIVLSRLAGLLGDAGAEGGLAIRMGGEEFLLLLPDTWAVDAFAAAERLRLRVQDHDWSEVAPNLDVTCSIGLADWSLAGSLEAALPVADANLYAAKNAGRNRCVAPAT, encoded by the coding sequence TTGGCAGCGAGCTGGCAGGAACTGCTCGACAGTGCCGTACGCCTGGACTGGGAATGCCGCACCGGCGAAGCGCTCGAGATGGCGGAAACCGCCTATGAGGCAGCACTCGAAGCGGGTGATGTTGCCGGAGCCCTGCGTGTTTCACATCGACTGGCGCTCATCCATTTCAACAAGGAGACCTTGGCGGAAGGCCTGAAGATCTGCCTTCGCGCCGAAACCTGGCTCAGATATTGCCAGGATCAGGCTGCCGTCATTTCCCTTCAATCGGTCCATGGCGGCATTCTCGTGGCGCTCGGCGATCTGGAAACCGGCTTCGGCCTGCTGACCGATTGCCAGAAACGCACCAAATCCTGCCCCGATCCCCTGGCCAATTGGCGGGCGCGCACCGCCTATGCGGTGGCCCTGTTCGATTCGAACGACTTCGATCGCGCCGCCGAGGCTGCGGCCGAAAGTCTGCACTATGCCGAAACGAGCGGCCTGGACAAAGGCTCCGTGCTGATTGCCCGCTCGATTGCCAGCCGCATGGCAGCACGCGCACTCGGCGAACATCGGCTAGCCGGGCGGGACATCGACGAGGCCCTGCATGCGCGAACACAAGCGCAGCTGCAGTCGATCCTGACCGAGGCTCAAACCGAAAACCTCAGCTATGAGATTGCCGAATGCCATTGCTATCTTGGGCTTCTGGCATGGACGCGCGGCGACGACGCTGTAGCGGCTGCCCGTTATATCGCGGCCATCGCCGCCGCCCGCGTCGCTGAGGACGCTGTGCTGCTGGCGGAGACCTCCTACTGGTACGCCTATCTTCTGGCAGGGCAGGGCGCTTTCGATGAAGCGCAGTCGCTGCTTGCCGGCATCGAGGCGTTGGAGCAGGTTCTGGCCGTGCCGCGCATAAAGCTGCGTCATTTCGACATGCGATTCCGGATTGCCGAAATGGCCGGCGACTGGCGGGCGGCCTTCGACCATCACAGGATCTATCACGAGCTGGTGGTCGAGGATTACCGTCGGCTTGCCTCGGCGCGCGCTTATACGATGAAGCTTTCGCTCGATCTGGAGACGATGCGCCGTAAGGAAGACAGTGCCCGTCTGGAGCGCGAGCGCCTGCTGGAGGAAAACCTGAGGCTTGCCGCCGAACAGCGCGAGGCGGTGCGGGCCTCGCGCACCGATCCGCTGACCGGTCTCGGCAACCGCCGCGAATTGCAGCTCAAGTGCCGGGAGTGGGCCCAATCCGGCGTCACCCATGCGGCCCTGATGCTCTGCGACATCGACCATTTCAAACGCATCAACGATGTCTTTTCCCATTCGATCGGCGATATCGTCCTCTCCCGCCTTGCCGGCTTGCTGGGTGATGCCGGCGCGGAAGGCGGTCTGGCGATCCGCATGGGCGGCGAGGAATTCCTGCTTCTGCTGCCCGATACGTGGGCCGTCGACGCCTTTGCCGCTGCCGAGCGGCTGCGCCTGCGGGTGCAGGACCACGATTGGTCCGAGGTGGCCCCGAATCTTGACGTCACCTGCTCCATCGGCCTGGCGGATTGGTCCTTGGCCGGGAGCCTGGAGGCGGCGCTGCCGGTCGCCGACGCCAATCTCTACGCCGCCAAGAATGCCGGCCGCAACCGATGCGTGGCGCCGGCGACCTGA
- a CDS encoding HAMP domain-containing methyl-accepting chemotaxis protein, producing MNSIKSFGIAMRLALGFSFLILLMAGLSIYSAVQVEHINSNLGTINDVNSVKQRFAINYRGSVHDRAIAVRDVTLVTSADERKAAEALIEKLAATYAENEKRMAEMVASPAGATDQEKTILSEIADIQAKTNPLVAQIIALQEKGDGDAARKILLEQARPAFVAWLGAINKFIDYQEALNKSIGGEVRSTASGFKPIVLTALGIAALLSIVAAAITSRTIVGPLAKLQLSLKAMAEGNLDGDRRLEARGDEIGKLARAVAGLRDAISAKAEREADTEAKRAVAERHRLEQDADERRTLAEQTDRAVGQLGTALQALADGDLTQQIDTPFIPSLEKLRADFNTAVEKLRAAMQKVAQNASAIAAGAQEIRSSSDDLAKRTEQQAASVEETAAALEEITTTVADSSNKAQEAGQLVRKTKDSAERSGSVVRGAVDAMGKIESSATEIGSIIGVIDEIAFQTNLLALNAGVEAARAGEAGKGFAVVAQEVRELAQRSAKAAKEIKELINASNGHVKNGVALVGETGKALEEIVAQVQQVDGNVGAIVGASQEQATGLKEINTAVNRMDQGTQQNAAMVEEATAAAHNLAKEADALFQLLGQFSIGGAVASKRTTQPAAAAHHAQPVASPARQMIAKVGRSFQGTATQGNAALAGDWEEF from the coding sequence ATGAACAGTATTAAGAGTTTCGGGATCGCGATGCGTCTCGCCCTTGGTTTCAGCTTCCTGATCCTGCTGATGGCCGGCCTGAGCATCTATTCAGCGGTACAGGTCGAGCACATCAACAGCAATCTCGGAACGATCAACGACGTCAACAGCGTCAAGCAGCGGTTTGCCATCAACTATCGCGGCAGCGTGCACGATCGGGCGATTGCCGTTCGCGACGTGACCCTGGTGACCTCCGCCGACGAACGCAAGGCGGCCGAGGCACTGATCGAAAAGCTGGCCGCCACCTATGCCGAGAATGAAAAGCGCATGGCGGAGATGGTTGCATCGCCGGCCGGGGCGACGGATCAGGAAAAGACCATTCTGAGCGAAATCGCCGACATACAGGCGAAAACCAATCCGCTGGTCGCGCAGATCATTGCGTTGCAGGAGAAGGGCGACGGCGACGCGGCCCGCAAAATCCTGCTCGAACAGGCGCGGCCGGCCTTCGTTGCCTGGCTCGGCGCCATCAACAAATTCATCGACTATCAGGAAGCGCTGAACAAATCGATTGGCGGCGAGGTTCGCAGTACGGCAAGCGGCTTCAAACCGATCGTCCTGACGGCGCTCGGCATCGCGGCTCTTCTTTCGATCGTTGCCGCTGCCATTACATCGCGCACGATCGTCGGCCCGCTGGCAAAACTGCAGCTGTCGCTGAAGGCGATGGCCGAAGGCAATCTCGACGGCGATCGTCGCCTCGAAGCGCGGGGCGATGAGATCGGCAAGCTTGCGCGGGCCGTGGCCGGCTTGCGCGATGCCATTTCGGCAAAGGCCGAGCGGGAAGCAGACACGGAAGCCAAGCGGGCTGTGGCGGAACGGCATCGGCTCGAACAGGATGCCGACGAACGCCGCACTCTTGCCGAACAGACCGACCGGGCTGTCGGTCAGCTCGGCACTGCACTGCAGGCATTGGCCGACGGCGACCTCACACAGCAGATCGACACGCCGTTCATCCCGTCTCTGGAAAAGCTCAGAGCAGACTTCAATACCGCGGTCGAAAAGCTGCGCGCCGCCATGCAGAAAGTTGCCCAGAACGCCAGCGCCATCGCCGCCGGCGCACAGGAGATCCGATCTTCCTCGGACGATCTCGCCAAACGCACCGAACAGCAGGCCGCATCCGTTGAGGAAACCGCCGCTGCGCTGGAGGAGATCACCACCACCGTCGCCGACTCGAGCAACAAGGCACAGGAAGCAGGACAGCTCGTTCGCAAGACGAAGGACAGCGCGGAACGTTCGGGCAGCGTCGTCCGAGGCGCGGTCGACGCCATGGGCAAGATCGAATCCTCCGCCACCGAAATCGGCAGCATCATCGGCGTCATCGATGAAATCGCCTTCCAGACCAACTTACTTGCGCTGAATGCCGGTGTCGAAGCCGCCCGAGCCGGTGAAGCAGGCAAGGGTTTTGCGGTCGTTGCCCAGGAGGTGCGCGAATTGGCGCAACGTTCCGCCAAGGCGGCGAAGGAAATCAAGGAGCTGATCAATGCTTCGAACGGCCACGTGAAAAACGGGGTCGCCTTGGTCGGCGAGACCGGAAAAGCCTTGGAAGAGATTGTCGCACAGGTGCAACAGGTCGACGGCAATGTCGGCGCTATCGTCGGCGCTTCGCAAGAGCAGGCAACGGGGCTGAAGGAGATCAACACCGCTGTCAACAGGATGGATCAGGGCACGCAGCAGAACGCCGCGATGGTGGAAGAAGCGACAGCCGCCGCCCATAATCTCGCCAAGGAAGCCGACGCATTGTTCCAGCTCCTGGGTCAGTTCAGCATCGGGGGCGCGGTGGCATCGAAGCGCACAACGCAGCCCGCTGCCGCGGCACACCATGCTCAACCCGTGGCATCGCCGGCGCGCCAGATGATCGCCAAGGTGGGCAGGTCGTTCCAGGGGACGGCGACCCAGGGGAATGCGGCATTGGCCGGCGATTGGGAAGAGTTCTAA
- the mctP gene encoding sodium:solute symporter family monocarboxylate transporter, translating to MTTDINGTALAVFIFFFALVTVMGFVASRWRKPETLAHIDEWGLGGRNFGTWITWFLVGGDFYTAYTVIAVPALVYTVGAYGFFALPYTIVVYPFVFMVMPILWKRAKDFGYVTAADVVHGQYGSRGLELAVAATGVIATMPYIALQLVGMTAVLKALGLHGELPLAIAFIVLALYTYSAGLRAPALIAFVKDIMIYIVVIAAVALIPSKLGGYANVFASADAAFQAKGSGNLLLGGNQYVAYATLALGSALAAFMYPHTLTGIFASNSGKTIRKNAIMLPAYTLLLGLLALLGYMGHAANLKLDSANDVVPTLFKTLFSGWFSGFAFAAIAIGALVPAAVMSIGAANLFTRNFWKAYVDPKVSDAGEAKVAKVTSLVVKVGALLVIIFLPTQFALDLQLLGGIWILQTLPALVFGLYTNWFRAPGLLAGWFVGFCGGTFLVWDAGWKPLHMISLGGEPFTVYTGLLALAANIAVAVVINALLPAKVPAQA from the coding sequence ATGACGACTGACATCAACGGCACGGCGCTTGCCGTCTTCATCTTCTTCTTCGCCCTCGTCACCGTCATGGGCTTCGTCGCCAGCCGCTGGCGCAAACCCGAGACGCTCGCCCATATCGATGAATGGGGCCTTGGCGGCCGCAACTTCGGCACCTGGATCACCTGGTTCCTCGTCGGCGGCGATTTCTATACCGCCTATACCGTCATCGCCGTCCCTGCCCTGGTCTACACGGTCGGCGCCTATGGCTTCTTCGCGCTGCCCTATACGATCGTCGTCTATCCCTTCGTCTTCATGGTCATGCCGATCCTGTGGAAACGCGCCAAGGATTTCGGTTATGTCACGGCCGCCGACGTCGTTCACGGCCAATATGGATCGCGCGGCCTCGAACTCGCCGTCGCGGCGACGGGCGTCATCGCCACCATGCCTTACATCGCCCTCCAGCTCGTCGGCATGACGGCGGTCCTGAAGGCGCTCGGGCTGCATGGCGAACTGCCGCTGGCGATCGCCTTCATCGTGCTGGCGCTCTATACCTACTCGGCGGGTCTGCGCGCCCCGGCCCTGATCGCCTTCGTCAAGGACATCATGATCTATATCGTGGTGATCGCAGCCGTCGCACTCATCCCCTCGAAGCTCGGCGGCTATGCCAATGTCTTCGCCTCGGCCGATGCGGCCTTCCAGGCCAAGGGCTCCGGCAACCTGCTGCTCGGCGGCAATCAGTATGTCGCCTATGCCACGCTTGCGCTCGGTTCGGCGCTCGCCGCCTTCATGTATCCGCATACGCTGACGGGCATCTTCGCCTCCAACAGCGGCAAGACGATCCGCAAGAACGCGATCATGCTGCCCGCCTATACGCTGCTGCTCGGGCTTCTGGCCCTGCTCGGCTACATGGGCCATGCCGCCAACCTGAAGCTCGACAGTGCCAATGACGTCGTTCCCACGCTGTTCAAGACGCTGTTTTCGGGCTGGTTCTCCGGCTTCGCCTTCGCTGCGATCGCGATCGGCGCACTGGTGCCGGCGGCGGTGATGAGCATCGGTGCGGCCAATCTCTTCACCCGCAATTTCTGGAAGGCCTATGTCGATCCGAAGGTCAGCGATGCGGGCGAGGCGAAGGTCGCGAAGGTGACGTCGCTGGTGGTGAAGGTCGGCGCGCTGCTCGTCATCATCTTCCTGCCGACGCAGTTCGCCCTCGACCTGCAGCTGCTCGGCGGCATCTGGATCCTGCAGACGCTTCCGGCCCTGGTTTTCGGTCTCTACACCAACTGGTTCCGCGCACCTGGTCTGCTTGCCGGCTGGTTCGTCGGCTTCTGCGGCGGCACCTTCCTCGTCTGGGATGCCGGCTGGAAGCCGCTGCATATGATCAGCCTCGGCGGCGAACCCTTCACCGTCTATACCGGACTGCTGGCGCTAGCGGCAAATATCGCGGTCGCGGTGGTGATCAACGCCCTGCTTCCGGCCAAGGTTCCGGCCCAGGCATAA
- a CDS encoding DUF3311 domain-containing protein, whose product MEKPRSKAALWLLIIPYIGLLWPPFYNLREPSLFGFPFFYWYQLLWVPITATLTWIAYRSVRHDD is encoded by the coding sequence ATGGAAAAACCACGTAGCAAGGCAGCGCTGTGGCTGCTGATCATTCCCTACATCGGCCTGCTCTGGCCGCCATTCTACAATCTCCGGGAGCCGTCGCTTTTCGGCTTTCCCTTCTTCTACTGGTATCAGCTTCTCTGGGTGCCGATCACGGCGACGCTGACCTGGATTGCCTATCGGAGCGTTCGCCATGACGACTGA
- a CDS encoding response regulator transcription factor, translating to MTERQKIRVLLIDNHPLVLDGLKAVLETFDHIEVAGTAGLAQTGLDIARQIQPQVVLMDINMPKLSGIDAIELFRSELPQTRVVMLSMHDSREYISSSVMHGAAGYVLKDVSTDEIVAAIETVAGGGTYFSSGVFDALMGERVEEGSDPLTPRERDTLGLIVAGRSNREIAEALGISAATAETHRKNLKKKLGIATTAGLIRYALDHGIVSKIEANPHLPTSG from the coding sequence ATGACGGAACGCCAGAAAATCAGGGTGCTCCTGATCGACAACCATCCGCTGGTGCTGGACGGATTGAAGGCGGTGCTCGAAACCTTCGATCATATCGAGGTTGCCGGCACTGCGGGCTTGGCGCAGACCGGGCTCGACATCGCCCGGCAGATCCAGCCGCAGGTGGTGCTGATGGACATCAACATGCCGAAGCTCAGCGGCATCGATGCGATCGAACTGTTCAGGAGCGAACTTCCGCAGACCCGCGTCGTGATGCTCTCCATGCATGACAGCCGCGAGTATATTTCCTCGTCGGTCATGCATGGCGCCGCCGGTTATGTGCTGAAAGACGTGTCCACCGACGAGATCGTCGCGGCCATCGAGACAGTGGCGGGCGGCGGCACCTATTTCTCCTCCGGCGTCTTCGACGCGCTGATGGGTGAGCGCGTAGAGGAGGGGAGCGATCCCCTGACGCCACGCGAGCGCGATACGCTCGGGCTGATCGTTGCCGGCAGGAGCAACCGCGAGATCGCCGAAGCGCTCGGGATAAGCGCCGCCACGGCGGAAACCCACCGCAAGAACCTCAAGAAAAAGCTCGGCATCGCTACCACGGCAGGCCTCATCCGCTATGCGCTCGACCATGGCATCGTCTCGAAAATCGAAGCAAATCCGCACCTACCCACTTCTGGGTAG